A DNA window from Microcystis aeruginosa NIES-843 contains the following coding sequences:
- a CDS encoding cation:proton antiporter has translation MNTLTIAWISLPFLIGFIIYLLPRLDKYLALAATIISLAYSLLLFSQSAPITLNLLDNYGVKLVADQLSAYFILTNALVTMAVIFYNWESSKTAFFYAQAIILHGSINSVFVCEDFISVYVALEVISIAAFLVIAYPRSDRSLWVALRYLFISNVAMLFYLIGAVLVYKANNSFAFAGLKDAPPEALALIFMGLLVKGGIFVSGLWLPMTHSESETSVSALMSGVVVKAGIFPLLRCALILEDLDGLIRLFGVLTAIFGVPYMIFEKDSKRMLAFSTIVQLGFILAAPVVSGFYTLTHGLVKSSLFLLAGVLPSRNFKELQQQSIPNSLWIAIVIASFSISGFPLLSGFGAKALTMKNLLPWQEVAINLAAVGTAIATAKFIFLPHAKVTTGRKLTLSGWLGIILLLTALFVANAVYFDAYNLGNISKALGIIAIGWGLYLGIFKKLSLQLSTAWEQFDNLVGMMAVILMLLFLSILAQLAPSFLAFS, from the coding sequence ATGAATACTTTAACGATCGCTTGGATAAGTTTACCCTTTTTGATCGGCTTTATCATCTATTTATTGCCGCGATTAGACAAATATCTTGCTCTCGCCGCCACTATTATCTCTCTCGCCTATTCTCTCCTTCTATTTAGCCAATCCGCCCCCATAACCCTCAACCTACTGGATAATTATGGCGTGAAACTGGTAGCCGATCAGTTAAGTGCCTATTTTATCCTCACCAATGCCCTGGTGACCATGGCGGTGATCTTTTATAATTGGGAAAGTAGCAAAACCGCCTTTTTTTACGCCCAAGCTATCATTCTCCACGGCAGCATTAATTCTGTCTTCGTCTGTGAAGATTTTATTAGCGTTTACGTTGCCTTAGAAGTAATTAGTATTGCCGCTTTTCTGGTGATTGCCTATCCTCGCAGCGATCGCTCTCTCTGGGTTGCCCTGCGTTATCTGTTTATCAGCAATGTGGCGATGTTATTTTACCTTATTGGCGCAGTTTTAGTCTATAAAGCCAATAATTCCTTTGCTTTTGCTGGTTTAAAGGACGCACCTCCCGAAGCCTTGGCTTTAATCTTCATGGGATTATTAGTCAAAGGGGGAATCTTTGTCTCGGGATTATGGCTACCGATGACACACTCGGAATCGGAAACCTCTGTCTCGGCGCTGATGTCAGGGGTGGTGGTAAAAGCGGGCATTTTTCCCCTCCTGCGCTGTGCTTTAATCCTAGAGGATTTGGATGGACTAATTCGGCTTTTCGGGGTGCTAACGGCGATTTTTGGTGTACCCTATATGATTTTTGAAAAGGATAGCAAGCGGATGTTAGCCTTTAGCACGATCGTGCAGCTGGGTTTTATTTTAGCCGCCCCGGTAGTCAGTGGTTTTTATACCCTTACCCACGGTTTAGTTAAATCTTCCCTATTTCTATTAGCGGGAGTTTTACCCAGTCGCAATTTTAAAGAATTACAGCAACAATCGATCCCTAATTCCCTCTGGATTGCTATTGTTATCGCCAGTTTTTCCATCTCTGGATTCCCCTTATTATCTGGTTTTGGGGCGAAAGCGTTAACGATGAAAAATTTATTACCTTGGCAAGAGGTAGCCATCAATTTAGCAGCCGTAGGTACAGCGATCGCCACTGCCAAATTTATCTTTTTACCCCACGCAAAAGTTACCACTGGGAGAAAGTTAACCTTGAGTGGTTGGTTAGGAATAATACTATTGTTAACTGCCTTATTTGTAGCCAATGCTGTCTATTTCGATGCCTACAATCTGGGAAATATCAGCAAAGCTTTAGGGATTATTGCTATCGGTTGGGGGTTGTATCTAGGGATATTTAAAAAGCTGTCCTTACAATTATCAACAGCTTGGGAACAATTTGATAATCTCGTCGGTATGATGGCTGTTATATTAATGCTGTTGTTCCTTTCAATTCTAGCCCAATTAGCTCCCTCATTCCTAGCTTTTAGCTAA
- a CDS encoding NADH-quinone oxidoreductase subunit K: protein MTIPLLELFVFATVLCGFLGTFLKKNLIMKIIAMDVMSTGVIAYYVVISSRDGLFTPILGTVKQQNYADPVPQAVILTAIVIGFSIQALMLVGVMKLAKDNPTLDSSEIEKNNTP, encoded by the coding sequence GTGACGATTCCCCTGCTAGAGTTGTTTGTATTCGCCACCGTTTTGTGCGGATTTTTAGGAACATTCCTGAAAAAAAACTTAATCATGAAGATTATCGCCATGGATGTCATGAGTACGGGCGTTATCGCCTACTATGTGGTGATTTCTTCCCGTGACGGTTTATTTACTCCCATCCTCGGTACAGTTAAACAGCAAAATTACGCCGATCCTGTACCCCAAGCAGTGATTTTAACAGCGATCGTCATCGGTTTTTCCATTCAGGCGTTAATGCTGGTGGGAGTGATGAAATTAGCCAAAGATAACCCCACCCTCGACAGCAGCGAGATAGAAAAAAATAACACACCATGA